One stretch of Roseimicrobium sp. ORNL1 DNA includes these proteins:
- the miaA gene encoding tRNA (adenosine(37)-N6)-dimethylallyltransferase MiaA, with protein MKTSPQPFYVVGPTGSGKSALAIMLANLWGGEIVNADAFQLYQGLDICTAKPTAAECALAPHHLYGVLSPTELCDAAFFADLAKPVIADIASRGAVPIVVGGSGLYIKALTHGLSPLPSDEGLRRRLSHLTPGERVAWLLARDAHASETVNLKNDRYVTRALEICLLTGKRQSELRKAWKDRVPEYHGIQLAWERDALHERINSRVHAMVAAGLVEEIRKATELSATAEKAIGVPEIREHLQGKVSLPDAIAAIQLATRQYAQRQVKWFRREKGFVPVEIQLGAPMEKLVARAEEVRTAGAGLR; from the coding sequence GTGAAAACGTCTCCGCAACCGTTCTATGTGGTGGGCCCAACCGGCTCGGGTAAATCCGCGCTCGCCATCATGCTGGCGAATCTGTGGGGTGGGGAGATTGTGAATGCCGATGCCTTCCAGCTCTACCAGGGGCTGGACATTTGTACGGCGAAGCCCACGGCGGCCGAGTGTGCGCTGGCACCGCATCACCTCTATGGCGTGCTGTCTCCCACGGAGCTGTGTGATGCAGCCTTCTTTGCGGATCTGGCGAAGCCGGTGATTGCGGACATTGCCTCAAGGGGTGCCGTGCCCATCGTGGTGGGAGGAAGCGGTCTTTACATCAAGGCACTGACGCATGGCCTCAGCCCGCTGCCCTCGGATGAGGGATTGCGCCGTCGACTTTCACACCTAACCCCGGGAGAACGAGTGGCCTGGCTGCTGGCGCGTGACGCGCATGCCTCGGAGACAGTGAACCTGAAGAACGACCGGTATGTGACCCGCGCTTTGGAAATCTGTCTGCTGACGGGAAAACGGCAGAGCGAGCTACGCAAGGCGTGGAAGGACCGTGTGCCGGAGTATCACGGCATCCAGCTTGCCTGGGAGAGGGATGCTCTGCACGAGCGCATCAACAGCCGGGTGCATGCCATGGTGGCCGCGGGACTGGTGGAGGAGATTCGCAAGGCCACGGAGCTTTCCGCCACGGCGGAGAAAGCGATCGGCGTGCCGGAGATACGGGAGCATCTGCAGGGGAAAGTGTCTCTACCGGATGCGATCGCGGCGATCCAACTTGCCACGCGGCAGTATGCGCAGCGTCAGGTGAAGTGGTTCCGCAGGGAAAAAGGTTTTGTACCTGTAGAGATCCAGTTGGGTGCTCCCATGGAGAAGCTGGTGGCCAGGGCGGAAGAGGTGAGGACGGCTGGGGCTGGCCTGCGCTAG
- a CDS encoding autotransporter outer membrane beta-barrel domain-containing protein: MGSSNFPSFGQTFQAPSDTSMGASSFTLAFQASSGDPGVNVRPYLYAYDTVNRQLTGPALYQGSVSQVANSSSGMELYTFTLPTPLALDAGQQYAVFVSVLDVPSNGPSSVGVGGFINDIPYPDGFLIASTAGNFADLFNVNAWTSNNRNLAFQILFAPLATNILQNSSPVNTDPASTFVVRGPSFTGTTTESNVINALWFAPGGSLQVYNNLEVTSGAFIVPTGRGTIQGGHLSTVSDFTKQGAGTLTVNSTATVPGNLVVAGGQLNVGNLFTVGSNALIGRGTRLTVASNGLLQVEGSTSVQGVLAVNGTLHTPHVFVGTRGTLQGNGLVAGNVTNNGVVAPGNSIGKLTIDGNFVQTSRGTLQIEVNGAGAVDRLTVSGQAHLNGTLDVRSLNADLDYGDLYTFLRAGRITGRFNRILMPDDHLLRGRFLNSGSTGTLLVAPASYTLVAQTQNQRSTARALDEWIGIENGDIGAVTLALDLLRAEQYPAAFEAIQPTYYEGALQTATELGHTHGQLLFQQFSARRLGSAFSDSKASGHPPLPSTTNSAKSSKNVLSSKELAVAPVENEKWQVWTQASGLFSSGGLSLTPGESFESGTILVGGDYQVADNLTVGLFGSYQEGWGDYDFGGDMDLRSTRFGAYANFDQNGFYMDLAVGGGQTEFDVKRAIQWATLNRRASSEPDGYEFFTMLGTGYDFHVGNWTLGPQMSLQYNKVDLGDFTETGAGVLNLQMRDADSESLRSYIGGRIAYTIAVNERTALIPELRAFWQHEYLGDGDLHSALDGGSGPEFMYQMSDENPDAVFIGTGLGLQVGANFYANVYYNVGFGQNDDANHTVSVTASWRF, from the coding sequence TTGGGCTCCTCCAATTTTCCCTCGTTTGGCCAGACGTTTCAGGCTCCCTCGGACACGTCCATGGGGGCTTCGAGCTTCACCCTCGCCTTCCAGGCGTCATCCGGCGATCCCGGCGTCAACGTAAGGCCCTACCTCTATGCCTACGACACTGTCAACCGTCAGCTCACAGGCCCGGCGCTGTATCAGGGTTCGGTGAGCCAGGTCGCAAACAGCTCCAGTGGTATGGAGCTGTACACGTTCACGCTGCCCACTCCCCTGGCCTTGGATGCTGGCCAACAATACGCGGTTTTCGTCAGCGTCCTTGATGTCCCAAGCAATGGACCTTCTTCCGTGGGGGTGGGCGGATTTATAAATGACATTCCTTACCCCGATGGATTCCTCATCGCCTCGACCGCCGGCAACTTCGCGGATTTGTTCAACGTAAACGCATGGACCTCGAATAACCGCAATCTCGCGTTTCAGATTTTGTTCGCCCCGCTGGCGACCAACATTCTGCAGAACTCCAGCCCTGTGAACACCGATCCGGCAAGCACGTTTGTCGTACGTGGCCCTTCCTTCACCGGCACCACCACCGAGAGCAACGTCATCAATGCCCTGTGGTTCGCCCCCGGTGGCTCTCTCCAGGTGTACAACAATCTGGAAGTGACCAGCGGTGCCTTCATCGTGCCGACCGGCAGGGGCACCATCCAGGGCGGTCATCTGTCCACCGTTTCAGACTTCACGAAGCAAGGGGCCGGGACCTTGACCGTGAACAGTACAGCCACCGTGCCAGGCAATCTGGTGGTGGCTGGCGGGCAGCTGAATGTGGGAAATCTGTTCACCGTGGGAAGCAATGCGCTCATCGGTCGCGGCACACGTCTGACCGTTGCGTCCAATGGTCTGCTTCAGGTGGAGGGCAGCACCTCCGTGCAGGGTGTGCTCGCAGTGAATGGCACGTTGCACACCCCTCACGTGTTTGTGGGCACTCGCGGCACGCTTCAGGGCAATGGCCTGGTCGCGGGGAACGTGACGAACAACGGCGTGGTCGCCCCCGGCAACAGCATTGGCAAGCTCACCATTGACGGCAATTTCGTCCAGACATCACGAGGCACACTGCAGATTGAGGTCAATGGCGCCGGCGCGGTGGATCGACTCACGGTGAGCGGACAGGCCCATTTGAATGGCACCCTCGACGTGCGCTCCCTGAATGCGGATCTGGACTACGGCGACCTCTACACCTTCCTGCGGGCAGGCAGAATCACGGGCAGGTTCAACCGCATCCTGATGCCGGATGACCACCTTCTCCGCGGTCGTTTCCTGAACTCAGGCTCCACCGGCACGCTTCTGGTGGCGCCCGCGAGCTATACTCTGGTGGCCCAGACACAGAACCAACGCAGCACTGCCAGGGCTCTGGATGAATGGATCGGCATCGAGAACGGAGACATTGGTGCCGTCACCCTCGCTCTGGACCTGCTCAGAGCAGAGCAATATCCTGCCGCGTTTGAGGCCATCCAGCCGACCTATTACGAGGGCGCGTTGCAAACGGCCACGGAGCTGGGCCACACGCATGGACAGCTTCTGTTCCAGCAGTTCAGCGCCCGTCGCCTCGGGAGTGCCTTCTCGGACTCCAAAGCTTCTGGCCACCCTCCCCTGCCCTCCACCACCAACAGTGCGAAGAGCAGCAAGAATGTCCTCTCGTCCAAGGAACTCGCCGTGGCCCCGGTCGAGAATGAGAAGTGGCAGGTGTGGACCCAGGCGAGTGGCCTCTTCAGCAGTGGCGGGCTCAGCCTCACTCCGGGCGAGAGCTTTGAGAGTGGCACCATCCTCGTCGGCGGTGACTACCAGGTGGCGGACAATCTGACCGTGGGCCTCTTTGGAAGCTACCAGGAGGGCTGGGGTGACTACGACTTCGGCGGAGACATGGACCTGCGCAGTACCCGCTTCGGTGCCTACGCGAACTTTGACCAGAACGGCTTCTACATGGACCTCGCCGTCGGCGGTGGCCAGACAGAGTTCGATGTGAAACGCGCCATCCAATGGGCCACGCTGAACCGCAGGGCTTCCAGCGAACCCGATGGCTATGAGTTCTTCACGATGCTGGGCACCGGCTATGACTTCCATGTTGGCAACTGGACCTTGGGACCGCAGATGAGCCTGCAGTACAACAAGGTGGACTTGGGTGACTTCACCGAGACAGGAGCAGGCGTCCTGAACCTCCAGATGCGCGACGCGGATTCCGAGAGCCTGCGCAGCTATATCGGTGGACGCATCGCCTACACGATCGCGGTGAATGAACGCACCGCATTGATCCCCGAACTCCGCGCCTTCTGGCAGCATGAATACCTCGGTGATGGCGACCTGCACTCCGCACTGGATGGCGGGTCCGGCCCCGAATTCATGTACCAGATGAGCGATGAGAATCCGGATGCAGTCTTCATTGGCACCGGCCTGGGACTTCAAGTCGGAGCGAACTTCTACGCGAACGTGTACTACAACGTCGGCTTCGGACAGAACGACGATGCGAACCACACGGTGAGCGTGACCGCCTCCTGGCGTTTCTAG
- the aroB gene encoding 3-dehydroquinate synthase: MSEPLSVRVDLGARSYDVLIGYGLLSRTGSYAAELLGRKKCVIVTDSNVGPLYAEAVRQSLWEAGIATTVITVKAGEGSKCMSVVEDVCRQMLRAGLDRKAFLVALGGGVIGDLAGFAASIFLRGIPFIQIPTTVLSQVDSSVGGKTGVNTPEGKNLLGTFSQPALVLADVTTLNSLPPREYAEGFAEIIKHAAIRDPLMFESIQEVAEGNGDLAELIRRNVAIKARIVEEDEHELTGTRALLNFGHTIGHAVEASAGYGELLHGEAIALGMVAAASLSCQLSGLPPVARGKIVNLIKRFNMPTRLPDGMGVETILGHMKHDKKFSEGKIRFVLLRTLGDAFVSKDVTEENVVNAIKGLRY, encoded by the coding sequence ATGTCCGAGCCTCTTTCCGTACGCGTTGACCTTGGTGCCCGCAGCTATGATGTCCTGATTGGGTATGGGCTGCTTTCACGCACCGGTAGTTATGCCGCCGAACTCCTGGGGCGGAAGAAGTGTGTCATCGTCACCGACTCGAATGTGGGGCCACTGTATGCGGAAGCGGTGAGACAGAGTCTTTGGGAGGCTGGCATCGCCACGACGGTGATTACGGTGAAAGCAGGGGAAGGTTCCAAGTGCATGTCCGTGGTGGAAGATGTGTGCCGGCAGATGCTGCGCGCGGGGCTGGATCGGAAGGCCTTTCTCGTGGCCTTGGGCGGCGGGGTCATCGGTGACCTGGCAGGCTTTGCGGCGTCCATCTTTCTGCGCGGCATTCCGTTCATCCAGATTCCCACGACGGTGCTTTCCCAGGTGGATTCCAGTGTGGGTGGGAAGACGGGGGTGAACACGCCGGAAGGCAAGAACCTGCTCGGGACCTTCAGCCAGCCGGCGCTGGTGCTGGCGGATGTAACCACGCTCAACAGTCTGCCTCCGCGGGAATACGCCGAGGGGTTTGCGGAGATCATCAAGCACGCGGCCATTCGTGACCCGCTCATGTTTGAGTCCATCCAAGAGGTGGCTGAAGGGAATGGAGATCTCGCGGAACTCATCCGGCGGAACGTGGCCATCAAGGCGCGCATCGTGGAGGAGGACGAGCATGAGCTCACTGGCACGCGCGCGTTGCTGAACTTCGGCCACACCATCGGGCACGCGGTGGAGGCAAGCGCTGGTTATGGCGAGCTGCTGCACGGCGAGGCCATTGCGTTGGGCATGGTCGCGGCGGCGAGTCTGTCGTGCCAGCTTTCTGGATTGCCTCCTGTGGCGCGCGGCAAGATTGTGAACCTCATCAAGCGCTTCAACATGCCGACCCGTCTGCCTGATGGCATGGGCGTGGAGACCATCCTAGGGCACATGAAGCACGACAAGAAATTCAGCGAAGGCAAGATTCGCTTCGTGCTGCTGCGCACGCTGGGTGATGCCTTCGTGAGCAAGGACGTTACGGAAGAGAATGTCGTGAACGCGATCAAGGGGTTGCGCTACTAG
- the dprA gene encoding DNA-processing protein DprA, giving the protein MTRTEAYLALNLLPKIGPVRVQRLLDFFGSPEQVLSASAKEIVRVEGFGEELANAVADWENRIDLTRELRRVNEEELTILTLEDPLYPRLLKQIYDPPVILYVKGKITERDANALGIVGSRHATQYGLATAKKFSFQLAYAGYTVISGLARGIDTAAHEGALASKGRTIAVIGSGHGELYPPENKALAERIASQGAVVSEFPVDRPPDKQTFPLRNRIVSGWSTGIIVVEAPSRSGSLITAQQAAEQGRTVYAVPGNIDRPSSHGCNRLIQEGAKLIMDGAEVLDDLNTLFPTQPKAPVTSESKPSAKLTGDEEKVYAVLGTTEVHINDIASSTGLALPVVSTTLMKLEMKRVVRPLPGKYYVRMV; this is encoded by the coding sequence ATGACCCGCACGGAGGCTTATCTCGCGCTGAATCTGCTGCCCAAGATCGGGCCGGTGCGCGTGCAGCGGCTGCTGGATTTCTTTGGCTCGCCGGAGCAGGTGCTCAGCGCCAGCGCAAAGGAGATTGTGCGGGTGGAGGGCTTCGGAGAAGAGCTCGCGAATGCCGTCGCCGACTGGGAAAATCGCATTGACCTCACACGCGAACTTCGTCGCGTGAATGAGGAGGAGCTGACCATCCTCACCCTTGAGGATCCTCTGTACCCACGCCTGCTGAAGCAGATCTATGATCCGCCCGTCATTCTCTATGTGAAGGGCAAGATCACGGAACGTGACGCGAATGCGCTGGGCATCGTGGGCTCGCGCCATGCTACGCAGTATGGACTGGCGACGGCAAAGAAGTTCTCTTTCCAACTCGCGTATGCGGGCTACACGGTGATCAGCGGACTGGCACGTGGTATCGATACCGCGGCGCATGAAGGCGCGCTGGCGAGCAAGGGGCGCACGATTGCGGTCATCGGCTCGGGACATGGCGAGTTGTATCCCCCGGAGAACAAGGCACTGGCGGAGCGCATTGCATCTCAAGGCGCGGTGGTCAGCGAGTTCCCGGTGGATCGCCCGCCGGACAAGCAGACATTTCCGTTGCGCAATCGCATCGTGAGCGGCTGGAGCACCGGCATCATCGTGGTGGAGGCGCCCTCACGCAGCGGTTCGCTCATCACCGCACAGCAGGCGGCCGAACAGGGCCGCACGGTGTACGCGGTGCCGGGGAATATTGACCGGCCCAGCTCGCATGGTTGCAACCGGCTCATCCAGGAAGGCGCGAAGCTCATCATGGATGGTGCTGAGGTGCTGGATGATCTGAACACACTCTTCCCCACGCAGCCGAAGGCGCCGGTGACCTCCGAGTCCAAGCCTTCCGCCAAGCTGACGGGCGATGAAGAGAAGGTCTATGCCGTGCTGGGCACGACGGAGGTGCATATCAATGACATCGCCTCGAGCACCGGTCTGGCGCTGCCGGTGGTCTCCACTACGCTGATGAAGCTGGAGATGAAGCGCGTGGTACGCCCGCTGCCGGGGAAGTATTATGTGCGGATGGTGTGA